The sequence ATCTCTCCGTGGCCTTCTCCCACATGGTGCGGAAGAAGCCTTCCAGCTCCCCCGCGCCGCCCGAGGGCACCGGCAGGTTATGGAAGTAGACTATCTCCTTCCCCCTCTCCCGAGCGTACCTCGCCGCCACCTCGACCGCCGCAGCCTTGAGCTCCGTGAGGATGACCTCCGCTTCCCCCGCTCCCTCCAGGTCCCGCAGCAGCGCTTTCCTCTCCGCCAGCCTCGAGCTCATCCCCACCACCCGGCACCCCGTTTCCTCCTCCAGGTGCCTGCGCGCTAGGCCCGTGACCGCCTCCGGCGCGGTCATGGCAAGAAACACTTTCCTGCCGCTGATGGGTTGCAAGGGATGAGGCCTGAAAACCGTTTCTATGGTTATTATATCGCCTTTTATCCGTTTTATCCTATCGCGCAGCTCCTTTATCCTGCGGGGAGAAGCGAAAGGTTCTTCGCACATTGTAATGACAACCCCGTCCGAAATCAAGAGCCGGTAGGGGCCCAGGTAACCCAGGGCTTCCTCCATGTCCTGCGCCGCGCTGACGACGCAGACGGTCACCCGTGCGGCCACGGGGGGGATGCTCGACCCGCTGCCCTCCACGATGACCGCGTCCGCGGGAAGGGTTTCCGCCAGGCGGGCGGCCTGCGCGCAGTTGGTCACATACGGTTGCCCCGCCATCCCCCCGCCGCAGCGGCGGGAACCGACGGTGACCACGCCGGATATCAGCGCGTCCTCGTAATGGTCGGAAGCGGCGTGCAGCCCCTTGTCCAGCTCGCCGAGGAGGAAATCCCCGTCGATCCCCTCCCGCACCAGGTACGGTTCCGGCGGCCCTCCTCTTCCCATGGCCACCACCACCGGGCGCAGCCCCGCGCGGTGCAGGAAACGCGCCATCTCCGCCGAGACGGCCGTCTTGCCGCACCTCTTGCCGGTCCCGATGACGGCGCAAGACGGCTTGCTCAGAACCTCCTCCCGCACGGGCGGCCGGAACTCGAAGTCGCCTCCCCGGTAGCATGCCCCCTCGGCCAGCGCCACCGCGGCGAGCTCCATCCTCAGCCGCGGACCGAGCACGGGCAGGTCGCTGAGGTCCACCACCACCCGCGGCCTCAACCTGCGCAGGAATTCTCCCAGGTCGCGCGCGGGGTCCTCCGCGACGAACAGCTCGTAACGCGGCGAAGAGAGTTCCCCCACGTCGACGATCTTCTCCGTGCCGCCCAGGAAAAAAAGCCCCACCGGCACCAGGCCCTCCCTTTCCGAGAGGGTGCGCAGCGCGGCGAGCACCGTGGCCGGATGGTGTTCGCCGTCCACCAGGAAAACCGCTTTCAGGCCGTCAGCCACCGTTAATCACATCCCGTTCCGTGTCCTCGCCGGGAGAGCAGGCGGAAGCGATCAGATGTCGGTCCCGATTATCTCGCGGACTATCCCGGAAAGCTCTTTCTGGGTATCGGAGACCCCGGCGCCGAATTGCGCGATGATGTCCCGCCCCCCGAAGGGATACTTCCGGAAAACCTTGACCGTATCCTCGCGGATCTCGATGACGTTGTAGCACGGCTTGGTGTGGCCGCGCAAGCGCAGCGTGGAAATGGTCCCCGCGTTCACGATATAGAGGTCCTCCAGCCTCCACACGTAGGGCACGTGCTTGTGGCCTGTGAGCACCAGGTCCACCCCGGAATAGACGAGCAGCTCCAGGATGTCGCCGGCGTCGTACACGATGTTCCTCTCCCTGCCGGTGCCGGGAACCGGCAGCAAGTGGTGGTGGAGGGCGAAGATCTTGAAGGCATCCGCTGACTGGTAACTATTGACAATCCAGCCGTATTTTTCCCTGCCTATCTTCCCGTCGTCGAGGTCCGGTTCGCTGGAATCCACGCCCAGGATGAAAACACCCTGGTACTCGAGGGAGCGGAAGAGGGGGCCGAAGAGCTCCTGGAAGTGGAGGTAACCAACGTTGCGGGAATCGTGGTTGCCGGGGACGATGACGATGTGCTCGCATTCCAGGCTGTCCAGGTAGGACCTGGCGGTCAGGTATTCCTGTCGGAAACCCTCGTTGGTAAGGTCGCCGGTCACCACCACTATGTCCGGCTTCAGCTCGTTCAGCTCGAGTATGGTCCGGTTCATGAGGTTGGCCACGAAATGGTAGGAGCCGATGTGAAAATCGGATATGTGGGCCACCACCAGCGGTGATTTCTTTACCGGGTAGATCCTGGATGACAATTCCAACACGCTCCCTGCCGGATACGGGCGCACAACCGCGCAATATCCGCTTCGGAAAAAGGGGGCCTTTCCTTTAACCGCCCATAACCTATTTATAGCACACGACGCGGCCCGACGCGCGCTTAGTCCCTCACCGCCCGCCCGCCTCCCGCCCCGCCAGTATATCCAGCAACTTCCATGCCGGTACGTCCCGGAACCTCCCCTCCGCGGCGGCCCTCTCGCTGAAAGCCTTCACCGCGTCCGGCTCCAGGCCCGGGACGTAAACCGCGAAGGGGACGGGGCCGTGCACGTGCGTGCGCGCCTCGAGGGGCGTGAGGTGGTCCGGCGCTAGAAGGACGCACAGGTTCTCCCGCAACTGCACGGTGGCGTCGAGAACGGCGCCCACGACATGCCGGTCGAAGCGCTCCAGGGCCTCCACCTTGGCCTCCCAGTCGCCCTCGTGGCCGGCCTCGTCCGGTGCCTCCACGTGCACGAACACCAGGTCCACGCGATGCAGGGCGGCCACGGCATAACGGCCCTTGGCCTCGTAATCGGTATCGTGATAACCGGTGGCGCCGGGGACCTCCACCACGTCCATGCCGGCCAGTATTCCCAGGCCCTTGACCAGGTCGACGGCGGTGATCACCGCGCCGTCGATGCCGTACCTTTCCCGCAGGGTGGGAAGCCGCGGGGCCTTTCCCTGCCCCCAGGGCCATACCATGTTCGCCGGCCTCAGGCCCCTTTCCTCCCGCGAGCGGTTGACCTCGTGGTCGCGCAGCAGGCGCTGCGAGATGCGCATCAGCGCCCGCAACCTCTCCTCCCCCGGACCCTCGGGTATCACCTCCGCGATCTCCCGCCCCACCACGTCGTGGGGTGGGAAGCAGCGCGCCTCCAGGTAATGGAGGCCCCGCAACACCAGGAGGTGGCGGTAGCCGACGCCGGGGTGAAAGCGGGTGTAGTGGTCGCCCAACCTCTCCTGGAGGAAGAGGATGATGCGGGCCGCCTCCTCGCTGGAGATATGGCCCGCGCTGTAATCCTCCAGGCGCCCCTCGCGGGCAGTGACCAGGTTGCAGCGGAAGGCCACCTCATCCGGGGAGAGCGCTACCCCCATGCTGGCCGCCTCCAGGGGGCCGCGGCCCGTGTAATAGCGGTGAGGGTCGTAGCCGAGCAGGGAAAAGGTGGCGACGTCGCTTCCCGCCGGCATGTCAGCGGGCACGGTGATCGCCGTTCCGCAGATCCCGTTCTCCGCCAGGAAATCCATGTTGGGGGTGCGGGCGACCTCCAGGGGCGTCATGCCGCCCCGTTCTTTCACCGGGCGGTCTGCGGCCCCGTCCGGCACCAGGATGGTGTACTTCAATCCCCCTCCTCCATGAATATCCTTATCTAACGGAACCCGAGCGCCTCGAGGACCGCGTCCATCTGCGGCGGCACGGGCGCCGGCTCCTGCACGCAACTCACCGCCAGGTCGGGGTCCTTCAGTCCGTGGCCGGTGAGCACGCACACCACCAGGGAGCCCGCCGGCAGTTCCCCGCGCCGGAAGGACTTGTAGAGCCCAGCCACGGAAGCGGCGGACGCCGGCTCCACGAAAACGCCCTCTCTCTCGGCCAGCAGGCGGTAGGCCTCCAGTATCTCGCCGTCGGAAACCATGTCTATGGCGCCCCCCGACTCCTCCGCCGCCGCCACCGCCTGCTTCCAGCTCGCGGGGTTGCCGATGCGGATGGCGGTGGCCAGGGTCTCCGGCTTCTCCACAACGTGCCCGCGCACGATGGGCGCCGCGCCCTCGGCCTGCCAGCCCATCATGCGCGGCAGGGCCTCTATCCTTCCCGCCTCGCGGTATTCCCGGTAGCCCTTCCAGTAGGCGGTTATGTTGCCCGCGTTGCCAACTGGGATAAAATGGTAATCGGGAGCGCGTTCCAGCACATCGCAGATCTCGAACGCCCCCGTTTTCTGCCCCTCGATGCGGTGGGGGTTGAGGGAGTTCACCAGGACCACCGGGTGATCCTCCGCGATGCGGCGCACCAGCTGCAAGGCCTGGTCGAAATTGCCGTCCAGGGCGATCACCCTGGCCCCGTGGATGAGCGCCTGCGCCAGCTTGCCCAGCGCGATGGCCTGGCGGGGGATGATCACCGCGCACTCCATCCCGGCCCGTGCCGCGTACGCAGCCGCGGAGGCGCTCGTGTTCCCGGTGGAGGCGCAGATGACCATGCGGGCCCCCTCCTCCAGCGCCTTGGAAACGGCCACGGTCATGCCGCGGTCCTTGAAAGACCCGGTGGGGTTCAGGCCCTCGTACTTGAGAAAGACCCTGGCGTTCAGCTGCCGGCCGATGTAGCGCGCCTCCACCAGCGGCGTGCCGCCCTCCAGCAGGGTCACCACGGGCGTGCCGGCGCTTACGGGCAGGAACTCCCGGTAGGCCTCTATCACGCCACGCCAGTCGCCTCGCAACACGTCACCTCCAGGATACGAACATGCTCTATCCCGCTCCCTTCCGCAGCCCGTGCCGCCGCCGTTGAGGGTACCGGGGAAGCGGCCTCAACGCTTCCCGGCCCCCCGCCGACCTGCGGGGCCGACCGTCCCCCGCGCCCGGCTCCCGGACCCCGGAGCGGGGCAAGGCCCGGCTCTCAATCCTCCTCGGGGTCCTCCACCCTGATGAGGCTGACGATGCGGTTCACCTCTTCCAGCTCCTGCAGACCCCGCACCGTGGCCTGCAGGTTCTCCTCCTTCACGGTATGCGTTATCAGCACTATGCGCGCTTCCCCGCCCGTGCCGTGCTGGATCACCGACTTTATGCTCACCCCGTTGCTCCCGAACACGCCGGCGATCTTCGCCAGCACGCCCGGCCGGTCGGGCACGTCGAAGATCATGAAGTAGCGGGAGAAGACGTCCCTGATGTTCTTTACCGGTTTCTGGTAGAAACAGGTGCACCCCACCAGCCTCCCTCCCCCGAGGATGTTGCGGGCGATGGCGATGACATCCCCCACCACCGCGCTCGCCGCGGGCAGAGATCCCGCCCCCTTGCCGTAGAACATCAATTCGCCCACCGCGTCCCCGGATACGAAGATGGCGTTGTTCTCGTCTC is a genomic window of Actinomycetota bacterium containing:
- a CDS encoding 2,3-diphosphoglycerate synthetase, whose amino-acid sequence is MADGLKAVFLVDGEHHPATVLAALRTLSEREGLVPVGLFFLGGTEKIVDVGELSSPRYELFVAEDPARDLGEFLRRLRPRVVVDLSDLPVLGPRLRMELAAVALAEGACYRGGDFEFRPPVREEVLSKPSCAVIGTGKRCGKTAVSAEMARFLHRAGLRPVVVAMGRGGPPEPYLVREGIDGDFLLGELDKGLHAASDHYEDALISGVVTVGSRRCGGGMAGQPYVTNCAQAARLAETLPADAVIVEGSGSSIPPVAARVTVCVVSAAQDMEEALGYLGPYRLLISDGVVITMCEEPFASPRRIKELRDRIKRIKGDIITIETVFRPHPLQPISGRKVFLAMTAPEAVTGLARRHLEEETGCRVVGMSSRLAERKALLRDLEGAGEAEVILTELKAAAVEVAARYARERGKEIVYFHNLPVPSGGAGELEGFFRTMWEKATERS
- a CDS encoding metallophosphoesterase, encoding MVVAHISDFHIGSYHFVANLMNRTILELNELKPDIVVVTGDLTNEGFRQEYLTARSYLDSLECEHIVIVPGNHDSRNVGYLHFQELFGPLFRSLEYQGVFILGVDSSEPDLDDGKIGREKYGWIVNSYQSADAFKIFALHHHLLPVPGTGRERNIVYDAGDILELLVYSGVDLVLTGHKHVPYVWRLEDLYIVNAGTISTLRLRGHTKPCYNVIEIREDTVKVFRKYPFGGRDIIAQFGAGVSDTQKELSGIVREIIGTDI
- a CDS encoding cofactor-independent phosphoglycerate mutase, with protein sequence MKYTILVPDGAADRPVKERGGMTPLEVARTPNMDFLAENGICGTAITVPADMPAGSDVATFSLLGYDPHRYYTGRGPLEAASMGVALSPDEVAFRCNLVTAREGRLEDYSAGHISSEEAARIILFLQERLGDHYTRFHPGVGYRHLLVLRGLHYLEARCFPPHDVVGREIAEVIPEGPGEERLRALMRISQRLLRDHEVNRSREERGLRPANMVWPWGQGKAPRLPTLRERYGIDGAVITAVDLVKGLGILAGMDVVEVPGATGYHDTDYEAKGRYAVAALHRVDLVFVHVEAPDEAGHEGDWEAKVEALERFDRHVVGAVLDATVQLRENLCVLLAPDHLTPLEARTHVHGPVPFAVYVPGLEPDAVKAFSERAAAEGRFRDVPAWKLLDILAGREAGGR
- a CDS encoding threonine synthase — encoded protein: MRGDWRGVIEAYREFLPVSAGTPVVTLLEGGTPLVEARYIGRQLNARVFLKYEGLNPTGSFKDRGMTVAVSKALEEGARMVICASTGNTSASAAAYAARAGMECAVIIPRQAIALGKLAQALIHGARVIALDGNFDQALQLVRRIAEDHPVVLVNSLNPHRIEGQKTGAFEICDVLERAPDYHFIPVGNAGNITAYWKGYREYREAGRIEALPRMMGWQAEGAAPIVRGHVVEKPETLATAIRIGNPASWKQAVAAAEESGGAIDMVSDGEILEAYRLLAEREGVFVEPASAASVAGLYKSFRRGELPAGSLVVCVLTGHGLKDPDLAVSCVQEPAPVPPQMDAVLEALGFR